A stretch of the Cytophagia bacterium CHB2 genome encodes the following:
- a CDS encoding exopolyphosphatase: SFDIGTVRMLNDLVTLSAWTALKVWVKKTTADHRPLAAIGTGGNINKYFSLSEQREGKPLAFKKLRSLYTFLQAHSLAERIEQLGLKPDRADVIIPAGRIYLSIMKWADIAQIYVPQVGLSDGMIHTLYEEYKKTRKP, translated from the coding sequence TCATTCGATATCGGCACGGTGCGCATGCTCAATGATCTCGTCACCCTAAGCGCATGGACGGCGCTTAAAGTGTGGGTGAAGAAAACCACGGCAGATCATCGCCCGCTTGCCGCCATCGGCACCGGCGGCAACATCAACAAGTATTTCAGCTTGTCCGAACAGCGCGAGGGCAAGCCCTTGGCGTTCAAAAAATTGCGCAGCCTGTATACGTTTTTGCAGGCACACTCATTGGCCGAGCGCATTGAACAGTTGGGCTTGAAACCCGACCGCGCGGACGTCATCATTCCCGCGGGGCGCATTTATTTGTCAATTATGAAATGGGCGGATATTGCGCAGATTTACGTGCCGCAAGTCGGCTTGTCGGATGGCATGATACACACTTTGTATGAAGAGTATAAAAAAACGCGCAAACCTTGA
- a CDS encoding response regulator transcription factor has product MSKQILIVDDEQDILDLIKYNLEAEGYHTLLARDGVQALKLAQTGSPDLIILDVMLPGKDGWQVMRELRQNSDTKNIPVIFLTARSSEIDEVVGIELGADDYIIKPISIRKLLARVKMVLRKAAPVAPAVDEFLNFGEVQINTLNYSVKVEGKEIPFTKKEFEVLVFLAERPGRVVTRETLLNEIWGDNVVVIDRTIDVHIRKIREKLGEKNMHMIETIKGVGYRMKAES; this is encoded by the coding sequence ATGTCAAAACAAATTTTGATCGTTGACGACGAACAGGATATTCTCGATCTAATCAAGTACAATCTCGAGGCGGAGGGTTACCACACCCTGCTCGCGCGTGACGGCGTGCAGGCGCTGAAACTGGCGCAAACCGGTTCACCGGACTTGATCATCCTCGATGTCATGCTGCCCGGCAAGGACGGCTGGCAGGTGATGCGCGAGCTGCGGCAAAACTCCGATACCAAAAACATTCCGGTGATTTTTCTCACGGCGCGCTCGAGTGAAATCGATGAAGTCGTCGGCATCGAGCTGGGAGCGGATGACTATATCATCAAACCGATCAGCATTCGCAAGTTGCTGGCGCGCGTCAAAATGGTGCTGCGCAAGGCCGCACCGGTTGCCCCGGCGGTTGACGAATTCCTGAATTTCGGCGAGGTGCAGATCAACACGTTGAACTACTCGGTCAAAGTCGAGGGCAAAGAAATACCCTTCACCAAAAAAGAATTCGAAGTTCTGGTGTTTCTCGCGGAGCGGCCGGGCCGCGTCGTAACTCGCGAAACCTTGCTGAACGAGATCTGGGGCGACAATGTCGTGGTGATCGACCGCACGATTGACGTTCATATTCGAAAAATTCGCGAAAAACTCGGCGAAAAAAACATGCATATGATCGAGACGATCAAAGGCGTTGGCTATCGCATGAAAGCTGAAAGTTAG
- a CDS encoding HAMP domain-containing protein: MRLSLRKRLFLTHIVLLTFVTVAAGLITNFELQEYYKDRLFQQLKTQLDEVEYLLASGTFAGDDAAWQYEQLVNYALAGGVRLTLMDSAGTVLFDSGVPRDSLDFVENHLLRPEVQMAIADSFGRSERTSETIHQRLFYAARPVAARFAGREQLATVRYLRLAMPLTEVERVVRDVRWKIIAGGGLALLLTALASYWVSRRLTQPIHKLAESADSVKKGDWDAHFERSSDDEIGELADLLNEMLAKLRDDLKQMHKLENMRTQFLGNVSHELRTPIFALQGYLETLLYGNVSETNMQKVFIEKAYRQAGRLNNLLTDLIDISRIESGEMKMSFRYFDVADWLTRQIPDLQNLAKQYEVSVTFKNDARAATVIALGDRERLTQVITNLANNAIKYNVPGGKVELGYHVNKKQVEIYVADTGRGIPAEHVPRIFERFYRVDKERSRDVGGTGLGLAIVKHIVEAHDSSVNVQSEVGKGSMFSFTLKRNLSKA; this comes from the coding sequence ATGAGACTCTCTCTCCGAAAAAGGCTGTTTCTCACGCACATTGTTCTGCTCACGTTCGTGACGGTGGCCGCCGGGCTTATTACGAATTTTGAGCTGCAAGAGTATTACAAAGATCGTCTCTTTCAGCAGTTGAAAACGCAACTGGACGAAGTGGAATATCTGCTGGCGAGCGGCACATTTGCCGGCGATGATGCGGCGTGGCAATACGAGCAACTGGTGAATTATGCCCTGGCCGGGGGCGTGCGGTTAACCTTAATGGATTCGGCCGGAACGGTTCTCTTTGATTCGGGAGTGCCGCGCGATTCTCTCGATTTTGTTGAAAATCATCTGCTCCGGCCCGAGGTGCAAATGGCCATCGCCGACAGTTTCGGACGATCCGAGCGCACCAGTGAAACGATACACCAGCGTCTGTTTTATGCTGCCAGGCCGGTGGCCGCACGTTTTGCTGGCCGGGAACAACTCGCCACGGTGCGCTATTTGCGCCTCGCCATGCCGCTCACCGAGGTCGAACGCGTCGTGCGCGATGTACGCTGGAAAATCATTGCAGGCGGCGGCTTGGCGCTGTTGCTCACGGCGCTGGCAAGTTACTGGGTATCGCGGCGCTTGACCCAGCCCATTCACAAATTGGCGGAAAGCGCCGATTCGGTGAAGAAAGGAGATTGGGACGCCCATTTTGAACGCTCTTCGGACGACGAGATCGGCGAGCTGGCCGATTTACTCAACGAGATGCTGGCCAAGCTGCGCGACGATCTCAAGCAGATGCACAAACTGGAGAACATGCGCACGCAATTTCTCGGCAACGTTTCGCATGAGTTGCGCACACCGATTTTCGCGCTGCAAGGCTATCTCGAAACGTTGCTCTACGGCAACGTGAGCGAAACGAATATGCAGAAGGTATTCATTGAAAAAGCCTATCGCCAGGCCGGACGGCTCAACAATCTGCTGACCGATCTGATTGACATTTCTCGCATTGAGTCCGGCGAGATGAAGATGAGCTTCCGCTATTTTGATGTGGCTGATTGGCTGACCCGGCAAATTCCGGACTTGCAAAACCTCGCAAAACAATATGAAGTGTCTGTCACCTTCAAAAACGACGCGCGGGCCGCGACGGTGATCGCATTGGGCGATCGCGAGCGTCTGACTCAGGTGATCACGAACCTGGCGAACAATGCGATTAAATACAACGTGCCGGGCGGCAAGGTCGAGCTTGGTTATCACGTCAACAAAAAGCAGGTGGAAATTTACGTGGCAGATACCGGGCGCGGCATTCCCGCGGAACACGTGCCGCGCATCTTCGAGCGTTTTTATCGGGTTGACAAAGAGCGCTCGCGCGACGTGGGCGGCACCGGGTTGGGATTGGCGATCGTCAAGCATATCGTGGAGGCGCATGACAGCAGCGTCAATGTGCAAAGCGAGGTGGGCAAAGGCTCGATGTTCAGCTTCACGCTCAAAAGAAATCTCAGCAAGGCGTGA